The Panicum hallii strain FIL2 chromosome 5, PHallii_v3.1, whole genome shotgun sequence genome contains the following window.
ACAATTTATACTTGAGCAGGTAATCATGTAATGAGCTAATGCTTATGACCACTATAACTATATGAATGTtgtgttcttttgtttttttctctTTCTCAAAGGGTGCATCAAAAAATCTAAATCTAATGGAGTGGGATAAACTCTGGACAATCAATAAGAAGATAATTGATCCTCTGTGTGCAAGGCATACTGCTGTGCTGAAAGACCAGCGTGTGCTCTTGATTCTGACCAATGGTCCAGAGGAGCCGTTCGTTCGAATCTTACCGAGGCATAAGAAATATGAGGGTGCTGGAAACAAGGCTACAACCTTCACAAGCAGAATTTGGTTAGAGTATGCTGATGCATCAGTCCTGATCACCGGTCAGGAAGTCACTTTGATGGATTGGGGAAACACAATAATTAAAGAAAACAAGACAGAGAGTGGAGTAATTACTCAACTGGTTGGTGAACTCCATCTTGAGGGGTCAGTGAAGTTGACCAAGCTGAAGCTAACTTGGCTGCCTGATATTGAAGACCTCGTATCTCTATCTTTGGTTGGATTTGACTTCGTAATTACAAAGAAAAAGGTAAGACACAAGAACCACATTTCTATACTAATTTGCTACAAAAGTTATAGTTTTGACACGAGTGCCTTTTCACTTAGAGAAGCTATATAAATCTCTTACATGTATCATAGTTGATTATTTTGTTTGTTGAAGAACAAATTCGAGTCCTCAACTTATGTTTCCTCGGCAGTTCAATATTTGTTATGGATTGAATGGTCATAAAACTCTCTTTTTCTGAAAGACTATAGAACTCAATATGGTATCTCTTACCTGTATCTAGTTGATTATATCTTGTTTGTTGACAAACAAGCTCAAGTGCCCAACTCTTTCTTCAACTATTCAATATTTGTTTTGAACGTACTAAAAAATCTTTTAAAAAAATAGTGAAGTTGGCAATCTACTCAAAATCCATTCTGTATTTTCATGGTGCGTGATACTAGAAAAGCAGCCAGGTGGAGCGAAGGTTCCCTGAACAATAATCTCTTTCATCAATCCATTTATGCTGTGTATTCTATGGTTTAAGTATCACCTACTTTTATGTTAAATCCTACTTTCTGGCTTCTTTGTAGTTGGAAAAGGATGATGACTTTGTTAATGTTAAATTTATTAATCCTTGCACACGGCGAGAAACTTCGGCTCTTGGAGACCCAAACATGAGGAACCTCAAACAGGGAGAGATCATACAGCTTGAAAGGGAAGGGTACTACCGATGCGATGTTCCATTTATCCGGCCGTTCAAACCCATTGTTCTTTTTGCAATACCAGATGGCCGACAACAACCCCCAGCAAACTAGGAGTCCTGTATGGTTTCTGAGGCACATGATTACAGGTTAAATTGGTCAGCTACGGTATGTTAGATTTCTGGACATCAATGCTCGAATCACGTTATTCAAGATGAATTGCTTTGTAAGGTCAAATCTTGGAAGTCAGAATGTGAGGTTTCAGTGTTTAATGTCAACTGTCATGCTTCGCATCGCGTGTTGTCTGCCAACTGCTGATAGTTTAAACTGTTGAGTGGATGTTATGCAATCAATCTTCGTTGTGACAATAATGCATGACGAAGTGGCCGACAGTTACAAAAGATCTCGTCTTAGCTCCACATTTTGCGTTACTAATTCTGCTGATACCGTTTCAGTACATCTTTTCCAGCTTTTAAAAAGTCAAAATCATATTTTGCATTTCCCAATCTGTTCAGACCAGTTACTAAAACTTTAAACTTGTTAGAGATAAAAAATTACCAGTGCGTCAGTGCTACATCGACTGCAAACTTTACGAAATGAAATTCAACGCAGAACAATCCAGATCAAGCGAGTCCTATTCTACATCAAAACTGCCAACACCAAATTCGATAACATGAGAAGTacagggaaaaagaaagaaaggaaactATAGTCGGTGCAGCCCAGTCCATGTAACTGCAACATTTATGGAACCAAAACGCAGATAGAAGGGCTGTCAATCTGTAAATCTCACTTCTTCAGACTACCCTCAAGTCGCTCAATAGCAGCACCAACACGGCTTTGATTTCCTTTTCCCTCAGTCAAATCAGATGATGGTTTCGAATTCGCAATCTCAAGGTTGGCCTTTTCTGCGAGCTTCAACTGTATCCAACCTTTAGATGAATGGGCAAACAACCAATGGAATTAGCAACAGATTTTGCTGGGTTAAAGCAATGTACAGCAACCATGCAGTCGGTAAAAAAGAAAGACCTTTGAAACACGAAGTTTGTGCAACTGGCTCTCGTATTGTATGCATGCATTTCAAATATTAACAGTGCTTTCAATTCTTGAACATTCTAATTTTGATGCTAAAGAAACAGTTGTTTGGTGCCAGATGAAAAGGGTA
Protein-coding sequences here:
- the LOC112893624 gene encoding glutamate--tRNA ligase, cytoplasmic-like, which translates into the protein MLCSFVFFSFSKGASKNLNLMEWDKLWTINKKIIDPLCARHTAVLKDQRVLLILTNGPEEPFVRILPRHKKYEGAGNKATTFTSRIWLEYADASVLITGQEVTLMDWGNTIIKENKTESGVITQLVGELHLEGSVKLTKLKLTWLPDIEDLVSLSLVGFDFVITKKKLEKDDDFVNVKFINPCTRRETSALGDPNMRNLKQGEIIQLEREGYYRCDVPFIRPFKPIVLFAIPDGRQQPPAN